The genome window AAAAAATTCCAATATGATATCACCTGCAAAGGCAAAAATTATTAAAACAAAAGCAGCTGTTAAACAGGCAAGCTGAACGGTATGTTTGATGCGTTTTTTAGAATAATTGTGAGTAAGTGCAATAAACAATGGTAAAAGACCGATGGGATCAACAATAATAAAAATAGCGACAAATATTCTTAAAAAATCTACAATCATCATTCAAATATGCCCTATGTGATGTTTTTGTGTCAAGGAAAGTAAAACTTTTGTTTTATTTTCCTTGCAACTGCTAAAGGCAAGATAGTTGACTTACTCAGGAATTTGTTTTAAAAATAAAGCATGAAAGCGATAGAAAATCTATTCAGAACAAACTTGGATGTAAAAAAGGATGAAAGAGTTCTCGTATTTACAGATACAATAAATGAGAAGGAAAAACTATCTTCTAAGGAAAAAGAAAGAAGAGAAAGATTGCCCCTGTTGGCTAAACAAATACAAATGGTAGGAGAAAAATATTGTCATATTTCCTTCTTCTCTTATCCTGCTTTGATGTCTCATGGAAAAGAACCGCCAAAAGAAATGTGGGAAGAAGTATTTGGAAAAGAAAATATAAGAAAGATAGAACAATTCTGGCAAAAGATAGAGGGAAAAACACTAACAGAGGATGAAGAAAAGAAGATAAAAAATACACTGCGCAATACTCATTATGATGCCTTTATTGCATTATCAAACTTTTCTACCACCCATACCCTATTCAGGCGCATACTAACAGATGTATGCAAAACAAGGTATGCCAGTATGCCACTGTTTGATGAAGAAATGTTTTCTGGTCCTATGGCTGTAGACTGGCAGAAGATGTGGCAAAGAACAGAAAAGGTAAAAAATATATTGAATGAAACAAAAATGGTAGAGATTTTTACACCTCAGGGTACACATCTTGAAATCTATCTGAATGGAAGGAATATCCTTTCTGATACCGGTGATTTGAGTAAAAGGGCCTCCTGCAGCAATTTGCCAGCAGGTGAGGTATACTTTGCTCCTAAGGAAGGAAAAACAAAAGGAACAATGGTTATTGAGTATTCACCTACATATAGATTAAAAAACCCTCTTATACTGCATATAGAAAAAGGAAATTTGTCAAGCATAGAAGGTGATGACTCCTTTAAGGAAAGATTAAATGCTATCTTTGAAAGAATGCCCTTAGCTAAGAATGTAGCAGAACTGGGTATAGGAACAAATGATAAGG of Deltaproteobacteria bacterium contains these proteins:
- a CDS encoding aminopeptidase produces the protein MKAIENLFRTNLDVKKDERVLVFTDTINEKEKLSSKEKERRERLPLLAKQIQMVGEKYCHISFFSYPALMSHGKEPPKEMWEEVFGKENIRKIEQFWQKIEGKTLTEDEEKKIKNTLRNTHYDAFIALSNFSTTHTLFRRILTDVCKTRYASMPLFDEEMFSGPMAVDWQKMWQRTEKVKNILNETKMVEIFTPQGTHLEIYLNGRNILSDTGDLSKRASCSNLPAGEVYFAPKEGKTKGTMVIEYSPTYRLKNPLILHIEKGNLSSIEGDDSFKERLNAIFERMPLAKNVAELGIGTNDKAKRADNILEAEKILGTVHIAFGDNASFGGNVSVPFHEDYIQFYPTVVLHKETGNFLLLQGGELCI